From Citricoccus sp. SGAir0253, a single genomic window includes:
- a CDS encoding Lrp/AsnC family transcriptional regulator produces the protein MSTLASLTEEDLQLVHALQIGPRLPWSTLGEVLGVHPTSLAERWRRLEDSGLAWITAHPVGQPDQMALSFHDVQCAPGLRREVAEAIMAIPDVFTIEECHRERDLMLTVIAPDPTELTGSVYPQLDRVPGLTRYESAFCTRLHRTGRDWHLDALSPDQRTALRAAAGPRQETARYVAPPPSFGPIVRALGQNARVTAAQIAEETGLHPATARRRLQKVLDSRMLAFRCDVSHHAAGYPVICQWFARLPAADHDAAAAALAPLGALRLCASTTGRTNFTFMMWLRSAADIMTVEQAASRQLPTLEIRESVIIASIAKRMGWHLHPDGARTGQYTAPGASWG, from the coding sequence ATGTCCACCCTCGCCTCCCTGACGGAGGAAGACCTCCAACTCGTGCACGCCCTGCAGATCGGGCCCCGGCTGCCCTGGTCGACCCTCGGGGAGGTCCTCGGCGTACACCCCACCTCCCTGGCCGAGCGCTGGCGCCGCCTGGAGGACAGCGGCCTGGCGTGGATCACCGCCCACCCCGTGGGCCAGCCGGACCAGATGGCCCTGTCCTTCCACGACGTCCAGTGCGCCCCGGGCCTCCGGCGCGAGGTGGCCGAGGCGATCATGGCCATCCCGGACGTGTTCACCATCGAGGAGTGCCACCGGGAGCGGGACCTGATGCTCACCGTCATCGCCCCGGACCCCACCGAGCTCACCGGTTCGGTGTACCCGCAGCTGGACCGGGTTCCCGGGCTCACCCGGTACGAGTCCGCGTTCTGCACGCGGCTGCACCGCACCGGCAGGGACTGGCACCTCGACGCCCTCTCCCCCGACCAACGCACCGCCCTGCGCGCCGCGGCCGGTCCCCGGCAGGAGACCGCCCGCTACGTGGCCCCGCCGCCCTCGTTCGGGCCGATCGTGCGCGCCCTGGGCCAGAACGCCCGGGTGACCGCCGCCCAGATCGCCGAGGAGACCGGGCTGCACCCGGCCACCGCCCGCCGCCGGCTCCAGAAGGTCCTCGACAGCCGCATGCTGGCCTTCCGCTGCGACGTGTCCCACCACGCGGCCGGCTACCCGGTGATCTGCCAGTGGTTCGCGCGACTGCCCGCCGCCGACCACGACGCCGCCGCGGCCGCCCTGGCCCCGCTCGGGGCGCTGCGGCTGTGCGCCTCCACCACGGGGCGGACGAACTTCACGTTCATGATGTGGCTGCGCTCGGCCGCGGACATCATGACCGTGGAGCAAGCCGCCTCCCGCCAGCTGCCCACCCTGGAGATCCGCGAGAGCGTCATCATCGCCTCGATCGCCAAGCGCATGGGCTGGCACCTGCACCCCGACGGCGCCCGCACCGGCCAGTACACCGCACCCGGCGCCTCCTGGGGCTAG
- a CDS encoding type IV secretory system conjugative DNA transfer family protein, whose product MTGHDRQSTTGSENALPLALLGLIGLYATYVAVGVLTNRAACGTLTLPGTIVDPLRFLTTGDPAAFGTTTGCAADTGLLIGVYAALAVLALALAGAGVYAWGRYRQSDTAFLRSIRWREGMARAPEIRRAVGTAAARRKTRKVRPSLKRPQAADGALLLGTAEGSEVWSSLEESVVLIGPPRSGKGLHLLIGAILDAPGPIITTSSRADNLAATATLRGQKGPVALFDPQGLTGQPTTLKWSPITGCEIPRVANQRATSLISSSGLGASSTNAEWQAPAVTIMECLLHAAALGGRTVDDLMRWGNNPAEAKEAVKILAEHPGAASNWNLVLQGIIDGEPKLLQNKWFGVEGAVKGLSVPEVREVLKPTKVEETLDIDRFLKENGTLYIVGTKTGGSSAGPFLIAMMDAITERAREIAAKSPGNRLDAPLTLVLDEIANIAGAWPGLTQLMADGGGVGISAFAVFQSLAQARNEWGEQPATALFDAATVKIQLGGASNVTDLELFSRLAGQRQITRTSTSRGKDAHSTSEQLHDTEVLSVAELRRLPFGWGLLLNRNGRPILMKMTRWKKRKDGKQIAAAAKAYNAELAAELTGGAETLPSTPTGADTATPGTGLATSVPVR is encoded by the coding sequence ATGACCGGGCACGACCGCCAGTCCACCACCGGCTCCGAGAACGCCCTGCCCCTGGCCCTGCTCGGGCTGATCGGCCTGTACGCCACCTACGTGGCCGTGGGCGTGCTGACCAACCGCGCCGCCTGCGGGACCCTGACCCTGCCCGGAACCATCGTGGACCCCCTCAGGTTCCTCACCACCGGGGACCCGGCCGCCTTCGGCACCACCACCGGGTGCGCCGCCGACACCGGACTGCTCATCGGCGTCTACGCCGCCCTCGCCGTGCTCGCGCTGGCCCTCGCCGGGGCCGGGGTGTACGCCTGGGGCCGGTACCGCCAGTCCGATACGGCGTTCCTCCGGTCCATCCGCTGGCGCGAGGGCATGGCCCGGGCCCCGGAGATCCGCCGCGCCGTCGGCACCGCCGCCGCCCGGCGCAAGACCCGCAAGGTCCGCCCGTCCCTCAAGCGCCCCCAGGCCGCCGACGGGGCCCTGCTGCTGGGCACCGCCGAAGGTTCCGAAGTGTGGAGCTCGCTGGAGGAATCCGTGGTGCTCATCGGCCCGCCCCGCTCGGGCAAGGGCCTGCACCTGCTCATCGGGGCCATCCTCGACGCCCCCGGCCCGATCATCACCACCAGCTCCAGGGCCGACAACCTCGCCGCCACCGCCACCCTGCGCGGCCAGAAGGGCCCGGTGGCCCTGTTCGACCCACAGGGCCTCACCGGCCAGCCCACCACCCTGAAGTGGTCCCCCATCACCGGGTGCGAAATCCCCCGCGTCGCCAACCAGCGCGCCACCTCGCTGATCAGCTCGTCGGGGCTGGGGGCGTCCTCGACGAACGCCGAATGGCAGGCCCCGGCGGTGACCATCATGGAATGCCTGCTGCACGCCGCCGCCCTCGGCGGGCGCACCGTGGATGACCTGATGCGCTGGGGCAACAACCCCGCCGAAGCCAAGGAAGCCGTAAAGATCCTCGCCGAGCACCCGGGCGCGGCCTCGAACTGGAACCTGGTGCTGCAGGGCATCATCGACGGCGAACCCAAGCTGCTGCAGAACAAGTGGTTCGGCGTCGAGGGCGCGGTCAAGGGCCTGTCCGTGCCCGAAGTCCGCGAGGTCCTCAAGCCCACCAAAGTCGAGGAGACCCTGGACATCGACCGGTTCCTCAAAGAGAACGGGACCTTGTACATCGTGGGCACCAAGACCGGCGGGTCCTCGGCCGGGCCGTTCCTGATCGCCATGATGGACGCCATCACCGAACGCGCCCGCGAGATCGCCGCCAAGTCCCCGGGCAACCGGCTGGACGCCCCGCTGACGCTGGTGCTCGATGAGATCGCGAACATCGCCGGGGCCTGGCCGGGGCTGACCCAGCTGATGGCCGACGGCGGCGGGGTGGGCATCAGCGCCTTCGCCGTGTTCCAGTCCCTGGCCCAGGCCCGCAACGAATGGGGCGAGCAGCCCGCCACCGCCCTGTTCGACGCGGCCACCGTGAAGATCCAGCTCGGCGGGGCCTCCAACGTGACCGACCTGGAGCTGTTCTCCCGGCTGGCCGGGCAGCGCCAGATCACCCGCACCTCCACCTCCCGCGGCAAGGACGCGCACTCGACCTCCGAGCAGCTGCACGACACCGAGGTGCTCTCTGTCGCCGAGCTGCGCCGCCTGCCCTTCGGGTGGGGGCTGCTGCTGAACCGCAACGGCCGGCCCATCCTCATGAAGATGACCCGGTGGAAGAAGCGCAAGGACGGCAAGCAGATCGCCGCGGCCGCCAAGGCGTACAACGCCGAACTGGCCGCCGAGCTCACCGGCGGGGCCGAGACGCTGCCCTCCACCCCCACCGGCGCGGACACCGCCACCCCCGGCACCGGGCTGGCCACCTCCGTGCCGGTGCGGTGA
- a CDS encoding conjugal transfer protein TraC, translating to MNLRNQHRHRVEVFDFYEANRAGRRAAITSVRQVLKDLKAAQHQSTQAPTEFPKRAWGPGGERRPKSLHGTGMLRTRGVPTTAHTGATAYPYVAGTSLGADGLYIGRDLNGGGAFCFDPWQLYERGVISGMSMILFGQVGMGKSSLAKSLAVRLVLAGRKLSVASDRKGEWTKVVRALGGSVIQVGPGMGTRINPLDPGTRPARTAQGEPLTDEGWALMVRTRRMAILVTLAKILTNRELSPAEHHVLSLALDTGVDGATTRAGTVVIPDVIAALEADKTHPDRLVAEACSVMAMTLHRMTTGDLAGMFDGETTAHFAADAPATSIDTSALQGASPEAIRVVNACSGAWTEAMVTTSDGGQRLVIYEEGWDNISSEADLRRMVEGWKLARAYGIFNVLILHKVSDLDMAGDRGSKMAAMAKSLLADADVKVIYRQDASALRVTTDELELSDRERSLLKYLDEGVGLWRLGGSSFQVKNDLDRVELGLFNTDQRLTTTTATTSAREARA from the coding sequence ATGAACCTGCGAAACCAGCACCGGCACCGGGTCGAGGTCTTCGACTTCTACGAGGCCAACCGGGCCGGACGGCGGGCCGCGATCACCTCCGTGCGGCAGGTCCTCAAGGACCTCAAGGCCGCCCAGCACCAGAGCACCCAGGCGCCCACCGAGTTCCCGAAGCGGGCCTGGGGGCCGGGTGGGGAACGCCGGCCGAAGTCCCTGCACGGCACGGGAATGCTGCGCACGCGCGGGGTGCCGACCACCGCGCACACCGGGGCGACGGCCTACCCGTACGTGGCCGGGACCTCGCTGGGCGCCGACGGGCTGTACATCGGCCGGGACCTCAACGGCGGGGGCGCGTTCTGCTTCGACCCGTGGCAGCTGTACGAGCGCGGGGTGATCTCCGGGATGTCGATGATCCTGTTCGGACAGGTCGGGATGGGCAAGTCCTCCCTGGCCAAGTCCCTGGCGGTGCGCCTGGTGCTGGCCGGGCGCAAGCTCTCGGTCGCCTCGGACCGCAAGGGCGAGTGGACCAAGGTCGTCCGCGCCCTGGGCGGGTCCGTCATCCAGGTCGGCCCGGGCATGGGAACCAGGATCAACCCGCTGGACCCGGGCACCCGGCCGGCCCGCACCGCCCAGGGCGAGCCCCTCACCGACGAGGGGTGGGCGCTGATGGTCCGCACCCGGCGGATGGCGATCCTGGTCACCCTGGCCAAGATCCTCACCAACCGCGAACTGTCCCCGGCCGAGCACCACGTGCTCTCCCTGGCCCTGGACACCGGCGTCGACGGCGCCACCACCCGGGCCGGCACCGTGGTCATCCCCGACGTCATCGCCGCCCTGGAGGCCGATAAGACCCACCCGGACCGGCTGGTGGCCGAGGCGTGCTCGGTGATGGCCATGACCCTGCACCGGATGACCACCGGGGACCTGGCCGGGATGTTCGACGGGGAAACCACCGCCCACTTCGCCGCCGACGCCCCGGCCACCTCCATCGACACCTCCGCCCTGCAGGGGGCCAGCCCGGAGGCCATCCGCGTCGTCAACGCCTGCTCCGGGGCCTGGACCGAGGCCATGGTCACCACTTCTGACGGCGGCCAGCGCCTGGTGATCTACGAAGAGGGCTGGGACAACATCTCCTCCGAGGCCGACCTGCGCCGCATGGTCGAGGGATGGAAACTGGCCCGGGCCTACGGCATCTTCAACGTGCTGATCCTGCACAAGGTCTCCGACCTGGACATGGCCGGCGACCGGGGCTCGAAGATGGCCGCCATGGCCAAGTCCCTGCTGGCCGACGCCGACGTGAAGGTCATCTACCGCCAGGACGCCTCCGCCCTGCGCGTCACCACCGACGAACTCGAACTCTCCGACCGGGAACGATCCCTACTCAAATACCTCGACGAAGGCGTCGGCCTATGGCGCCTGGGCGGGTCCAGCTTCCAGGTCAAGAACGACCTCGACCGAGTCGAACTCGGCCTGTTCAACACCGACCAACGCCTCACCACCACCACCGCCACCACCAGTGCACGGGAGGCACGGGCATGA
- a CDS encoding SCO6880 family protein, producing the protein MVNQMLEPQLDSPWDGARFARERTTGVMLGLSWSQVTALGATLGLMLLMVFTGGFPRGFFTALVLGAAAAGVIVPRVAGRPLIGWAGLWLRYLVRGARNQLTFVRREATTVDDAPAVPAAPALSPGDTSAVRDKAGRIIPGAGARFRLPGEANELRVYTLPTGAGFVYDPRRGEGIVCAKINTSKAFTLESFDAQEDRTANWRESISAIARMPGVARVQHADQTTLISGSKVMEFYHQRGAEAAAAGRPAGEDINPFLHAAFVELMAEAQDMPVHETWMTIVLSKDKVAKRIKSLGGGLPGFMEVASSVMTTIEGTLPASGTTVQAWHSPRSLAALVRSAFDPQASVVISERSGDWVGVAPDSAGPVAMEVFTDHVRTDGYLHRTYKVSEFPQSQARLGFLEPLVFAGDFRHTVSVIWVPRDARGALNHLQRRKADWRTTTRLLDKLDRPHTLEHDRELEDITREEAELVDGHARLDLAVLVTVTGADEMELEANCADLLARAVNASCELRVVYLEQDTAMLAGALPFGMVEM; encoded by the coding sequence ATGGTCAATCAGATGCTCGAACCGCAGCTGGACTCCCCGTGGGACGGGGCCCGGTTCGCCCGGGAACGCACCACCGGGGTCATGCTGGGCCTGAGCTGGTCCCAGGTGACCGCCCTCGGTGCCACCCTGGGCCTGATGCTGCTGATGGTGTTCACCGGCGGGTTCCCCCGCGGGTTCTTCACCGCCCTGGTCCTCGGGGCCGCCGCGGCCGGGGTCATCGTGCCCCGGGTGGCCGGGCGGCCGCTGATCGGCTGGGCCGGACTGTGGCTGCGCTACCTGGTGCGCGGGGCCCGCAACCAGCTGACCTTCGTCCGCCGGGAGGCCACCACCGTCGATGACGCCCCCGCCGTGCCGGCCGCCCCGGCCCTGTCCCCGGGGGACACCAGCGCCGTCCGGGACAAGGCCGGGCGGATCATCCCCGGGGCCGGAGCCCGGTTCCGGCTGCCCGGGGAGGCCAACGAGCTGCGCGTCTACACCCTGCCCACCGGCGCCGGATTCGTCTACGACCCCCGCCGGGGCGAGGGCATCGTGTGCGCGAAGATCAACACCTCCAAGGCCTTCACCCTGGAGTCCTTCGACGCCCAGGAGGACCGCACCGCGAACTGGCGCGAGTCCATCAGCGCCATCGCCCGGATGCCCGGGGTCGCCCGGGTCCAGCACGCGGACCAGACCACCCTGATCTCCGGGTCCAAGGTCATGGAGTTCTACCACCAGCGCGGCGCCGAGGCCGCCGCGGCCGGACGGCCCGCCGGGGAGGACATCAACCCGTTCCTGCACGCGGCCTTCGTGGAACTGATGGCCGAGGCCCAGGACATGCCCGTGCACGAGACGTGGATGACGATCGTGCTGTCCAAGGACAAGGTCGCCAAGCGCATCAAGTCCCTCGGCGGGGGCCTGCCCGGATTCATGGAGGTCGCCAGCTCGGTGATGACCACCATCGAGGGCACCCTGCCGGCCTCCGGGACCACCGTGCAGGCCTGGCACTCCCCCCGCTCGCTGGCCGCCCTGGTCCGCTCCGCGTTCGACCCGCAGGCCTCCGTGGTCATCTCCGAACGCTCCGGGGACTGGGTCGGGGTCGCCCCGGACTCCGCCGGACCGGTGGCCATGGAGGTCTTCACCGACCACGTACGCACCGACGGGTACCTGCACCGCACCTACAAGGTCTCCGAATTCCCCCAGTCCCAGGCGAGGCTCGGGTTCCTGGAACCGCTGGTCTTCGCCGGGGACTTCCGGCACACCGTCTCCGTGATCTGGGTCCCCCGCGACGCCCGCGGGGCGCTGAACCACCTGCAGCGGCGCAAGGCCGACTGGCGCACCACCACCCGGCTGCTGGACAAGCTGGACCGACCCCACACCCTGGAACACGACCGAGAACTCGAAGACATCACCCGGGAGGAGGCCGAACTCGTCGACGGGCACGCCCGGCTGGATCTGGCCGTGCTGGTCACCGTAACCGGGGCCGACGAGATGGAACTGGAGGCCAACTGCGCCGACCTGCTGGCCCGGGCCGTCAACGCCAGCTGCGAACTGCGCGTGGTGTACCTCGAGCAGGACACGGCCATGCTCGCCGGCGCCCTGCCCTTCGGAATGGTGGAGATGTGA
- a CDS encoding RNA polymerase sigma factor translates to MTDPIEKATDVLGGDELAMAVARVRPVIVKQLGDMGSPGDVEDVAQATWESAWNARHRFDPSKGSLHSWVVTIARRRAIDRVRAQQRDTVLQGQAEHAAEARVQSAVTLTAPDHAEATVDALAAQQRVRRVLGVVEQVMQNREATSRALALVLVFGDDVALAARGLGVSAEVLRQSRRELIRCCQVVTRAQDAAAAGAPVTMRTLIECLPADGESGDWARQMALACAQAGGRFEAVTVAHVMDVTGFSHNTARQYLAQTRHLLQVAMTVLTEERKTRH, encoded by the coding sequence ATGACGGACCCGATCGAGAAAGCAACGGACGTATTAGGCGGCGACGAATTGGCAATGGCGGTGGCCCGAGTGCGTCCGGTGATCGTGAAGCAGCTGGGTGACATGGGCTCGCCGGGTGATGTGGAGGACGTGGCCCAGGCGACGTGGGAGTCGGCGTGGAACGCGCGGCATCGGTTCGATCCGAGCAAGGGGTCGCTGCACTCCTGGGTGGTGACGATCGCCCGGCGGCGGGCGATCGACCGGGTCCGCGCCCAGCAGCGCGACACCGTGCTGCAGGGGCAGGCCGAACACGCCGCCGAGGCCCGGGTGCAGTCGGCGGTGACGCTGACGGCCCCGGACCATGCCGAGGCCACGGTGGATGCCCTGGCAGCCCAGCAGCGGGTGCGCCGGGTGCTGGGGGTGGTCGAGCAGGTGATGCAGAACCGGGAGGCCACCTCCCGGGCCCTGGCCCTGGTGCTGGTGTTCGGTGACGACGTGGCCCTGGCGGCCCGCGGGCTGGGTGTCTCGGCCGAGGTGCTGCGCCAGTCCCGGCGGGAGCTGATCCGGTGCTGTCAGGTCGTCACCCGCGCCCAGGACGCCGCCGCGGCCGGGGCGCCGGTGACGATGCGCACGCTGATCGAGTGCCTGCCGGCCGATGGAGAGTCCGGGGACTGGGCCCGGCAGATGGCGTTGGCCTGCGCCCAGGCCGGGGGCCGGTTCGAGGCCGTGACGGTGGCCCACGTGATGGACGTGACCGGGTTCAGCCACAACACGGCCCGGCAGTACCTGGCCCAGACCCGTCACCTGTTGCAGGTGGCCATGACCGTGCTGACCGAAGAGCGAAAGACGAGGCACTGA
- a CDS encoding helix-turn-helix domain-containing protein: MSIQALNWARQVGAQGVLRPAEVLLLWMLADHADEGWSCHPSQQKLAKDSNQSKRTVTTQIGRLRQLGLISVENRYGQGRGRIGVRYYLHEDALIGLRGRAGDDSDAALARRTDKRNETPASRGLTRGANLAADSTNPAITREADSAPDPVSRNSTHDSDANSGAAHIGERARINPHRNPHPPGKGPSTVPNVGGSDQVDDDDDLRIHRGVDLGQLGELVSGLDQIEPEYVPALVDVVLDRATRRVATPTRYVAAALRADFEGILDSAAARWPVHSLAPEMGPHGAALGTAHATPKAPGLPAIPCTNPDHDGMYNPADCPQCRLESRIAHPAPEAQPAELTAEQIEGLPVSLRRRIGA, encoded by the coding sequence ATGAGCATTCAGGCATTGAACTGGGCTCGCCAGGTTGGCGCGCAAGGCGTCCTGCGCCCCGCAGAGGTGCTCTTGCTGTGGATGCTGGCCGATCATGCCGACGAGGGATGGTCATGCCATCCCTCGCAGCAAAAGCTCGCGAAGGACTCGAACCAGTCAAAGCGCACCGTCACTACTCAGATCGGTCGGCTTCGTCAGCTCGGACTGATCAGCGTGGAGAACCGCTACGGACAGGGACGGGGCCGCATTGGCGTGCGCTACTACCTTCACGAAGACGCCCTCATTGGACTGAGAGGCCGTGCCGGGGACGACTCAGACGCAGCTCTTGCACGTCGCACGGACAAGCGAAATGAAACTCCTGCCTCCCGCGGATTAACGCGAGGCGCAAATCTTGCGGCTGACTCCACAAACCCCGCTATCACGCGAGAGGCAGATTCTGCGCCTGATCCAGTCAGCCGCAACTCCACGCACGACTCAGACGCAAATTCGGGAGCGGCGCACATAGGGGAACGCGCGCGGATTAACCCTCATCGGAATCCTCATCCTCCCGGGAAGGGGCCGTCGACCGTGCCGAATGTCGGCGGATCGGACCAGGTCGACGACGATGATGACCTCCGGATCCACCGGGGCGTTGACCTGGGCCAGCTCGGCGAACTGGTCTCGGGGCTAGACCAGATCGAGCCGGAGTACGTGCCCGCATTGGTGGACGTGGTGCTGGACCGAGCCACCCGGCGGGTGGCGACCCCCACCCGATACGTGGCCGCGGCGCTACGAGCGGACTTCGAGGGCATTCTCGACTCCGCCGCCGCGCGGTGGCCTGTCCACTCCTTGGCGCCCGAGATGGGGCCGCACGGGGCGGCACTTGGGACAGCGCACGCGACACCGAAGGCACCGGGGCTCCCCGCGATCCCATGCACCAATCCGGATCACGACGGGATGTACAACCCGGCGGACTGCCCACAATGCCGGCTTGAAAGCCGGATCGCCCATCCGGCCCCCGAGGCGCAACCTGCCGAGCTCACGGCGGAACAGATCGAAGGACTGCCCGTGTCCTTGCGACGACGAATCGGCGCGTAA
- a CDS encoding DUF2637 domain-containing protein — MGGVVLAGVVAFAISFTALYEVASWLGLPPSMWWAVPVFIDLAILVYAASVLVHKARGERTLASWAALGTFTALSVFANAAHAWSYAQNHDQRWQGVVGAVVAGMVPVAIFVATEQLSRVAVENPESRRNDLRKSARMEQDRAEHERQLAHLEFAREQQAREVSRARAMAQQAAELDQERHRTAVAKLQADRDREVQQSIQPLSTPHSPGVSQPGISTNRPSLEAPPPETPKQRHSPVVESGRSGSSVTNRKSGSALDEVAEFVAAKAAEGVKVSAAMLAEQFRISERTGRRRLQQLRDDRPEAFFPAADELGREQP; from the coding sequence GTGGGTGGGGTTGTGCTGGCCGGGGTGGTGGCGTTCGCGATCTCGTTCACGGCGCTGTACGAGGTCGCTAGCTGGCTGGGGTTGCCTCCGTCCATGTGGTGGGCGGTCCCGGTCTTCATTGATCTGGCCATATTGGTGTACGCCGCGTCGGTGCTGGTGCACAAGGCTCGAGGAGAACGGACGCTGGCGTCCTGGGCGGCACTGGGTACATTCACAGCGCTATCGGTTTTCGCTAATGCGGCCCATGCATGGTCATATGCCCAAAACCACGACCAGCGCTGGCAAGGCGTTGTGGGCGCAGTCGTCGCCGGGATGGTTCCCGTAGCGATCTTTGTGGCCACGGAGCAGCTATCACGGGTAGCGGTCGAGAACCCTGAGTCCCGACGAAACGATCTGCGGAAGTCAGCTCGGATGGAGCAGGACCGCGCTGAGCACGAACGGCAATTGGCGCACCTGGAGTTCGCCCGTGAGCAGCAAGCACGCGAAGTATCCCGGGCGCGCGCGATGGCCCAACAGGCGGCCGAGCTGGACCAGGAAAGACATCGGACAGCCGTGGCCAAGCTCCAAGCCGACCGTGATCGTGAGGTTCAACAAAGCATCCAGCCGCTAAGTACCCCGCACTCCCCCGGCGTATCGCAGCCGGGGATCTCAACGAACCGGCCAAGCCTAGAGGCGCCACCACCGGAAACGCCGAAGCAGCGCCACTCGCCTGTAGTGGAGTCCGGACGGTCCGGCTCGTCGGTCACCAACCGTAAGTCAGGGTCAGCCCTAGACGAAGTGGCCGAGTTCGTCGCCGCCAAAGCCGCCGAGGGCGTCAAGGTCAGCGCGGCGATGCTGGCTGAGCAGTTTCGCATCTCGGAACGCACTGGTCGTCGACGACTTCAACAACTCCGGGACGACCGCCCCGAGGCGTTCTTCCCAGCGGCAGATGAGCTGGGTAGGGAGCAGCCATGA
- a CDS encoding ComEC/Rec2 family competence protein produces MSGANCTLLAGAVTMALRSLRVRRPVVLGAVLGVLLVFVVVVGPEPSVVRAAVMGGIGAWAVFFGRGRHALPLLCVAGCALLAWEPALAAEPAFQLSLAATAGIVLAARPAEQWLGAALARWLPAPVAGTIATALAVTVCAQVACQPLLVGLSGGVSPYAVPANLLAAPLVPLITVPGTAAALLAVPLPALAGAAYWVIGWPAAGIGWIATVTSRLPGAARPWPEGAVGAALVVLHVLAALSLLWLLLRWERTRPARVRRLPVDRARRRPPGRPALRWTFAAAWTLICAAVGSQLALVVSPPAGPVPADWSLAACDVGQGDMLVLRSGRRAAVVVDTGPEPAAATDCLGHLGVDTVELLVLSHLHRDHAGAAGAVVGCCAPREILYSSAGPGRPGGGPGGGPGGDPDGGPDGDEGGSAELPAAARRAEAGESGSAGAPGSAWGVDWTVLAADPAAGSENDASLQLLASVGTPDGRYTVLLTGDQEQESTAALLRRGAYPDRVDVLKVAHHGARNGGTEIIRAVEPAVGVVSVGRDNGYGHPHPSVVQELARHATVVRTDLHGTTVLSLRAGELVPTLTGRSVADVPAPIG; encoded by the coding sequence TTGAGCGGGGCCAACTGCACGTTGCTCGCGGGGGCGGTGACCATGGCCCTGCGCTCCCTGCGGGTCCGCCGCCCCGTGGTCCTGGGGGCGGTCCTCGGCGTGCTGCTGGTGTTCGTGGTCGTCGTGGGGCCGGAGCCGTCCGTGGTCCGGGCCGCCGTCATGGGCGGCATCGGCGCCTGGGCCGTGTTCTTCGGCCGGGGACGCCACGCCCTGCCCCTGCTGTGCGTGGCGGGGTGCGCCCTGCTCGCCTGGGAACCGGCCCTCGCCGCCGAGCCGGCGTTCCAGCTCTCCCTCGCCGCGACGGCCGGGATCGTGCTCGCGGCCCGTCCGGCGGAACAGTGGCTGGGCGCCGCGCTGGCCCGGTGGCTCCCCGCCCCGGTCGCCGGGACGATCGCCACTGCGCTCGCCGTCACGGTGTGTGCCCAGGTCGCGTGCCAGCCGCTCCTCGTGGGCCTGTCCGGCGGCGTGAGCCCGTACGCGGTGCCCGCGAACCTGCTGGCGGCGCCGCTCGTCCCGCTCATCACCGTCCCCGGCACGGCGGCGGCCCTGCTGGCGGTGCCGCTGCCCGCGCTGGCCGGCGCCGCCTACTGGGTCATCGGCTGGCCGGCGGCGGGGATCGGCTGGATCGCCACGGTCACCTCCCGGCTGCCCGGCGCCGCCCGCCCCTGGCCGGAGGGCGCCGTCGGCGCGGCCCTCGTGGTGCTGCACGTGCTCGCCGCCCTGTCCCTGCTCTGGCTGCTGCTGCGCTGGGAGCGGACCCGCCCGGCCCGCGTCCGCCGCCTGCCGGTGGACCGGGCGCGCCGGCGGCCGCCGGGGCGGCCCGCCCTGCGCTGGACGTTCGCGGCGGCCTGGACGCTGATCTGCGCCGCCGTCGGCAGCCAGCTGGCCCTGGTGGTGTCCCCGCCCGCCGGGCCGGTCCCGGCCGACTGGTCCCTCGCGGCCTGCGACGTGGGGCAGGGGGACATGCTCGTGCTCCGCAGCGGCCGGCGCGCCGCCGTCGTGGTGGACACCGGACCCGAGCCGGCGGCGGCCACGGACTGCCTGGGGCACCTCGGGGTGGACACGGTCGAGCTGCTCGTCCTCTCGCACCTGCACCGGGACCACGCCGGGGCCGCCGGAGCGGTGGTCGGCTGCTGCGCGCCGCGCGAGATCCTGTACTCCTCGGCCGGGCCGGGGCGCCCCGGCGGCGGCCCCGGCGGCGGCCCCGGTGGTGACCCCGACGGTGGCCCCGACGGCGATGAGGGCGGATCGGCGGAACTGCCCGCCGCGGCCCGGCGGGCGGAGGCGGGGGAGTCGGGCTCGGCGGGCGCGCCCGGCTCGGCGTGGGGCGTCGACTGGACGGTGCTCGCGGCGGACCCCGCGGCGGGCAGCGAGAACGATGCGTCGCTGCAGCTGCTGGCCTCCGTCGGCACCCCGGACGGCCGGTACACCGTGCTGCTCACCGGGGACCAGGAGCAGGAGTCCACGGCCGCCCTGCTGCGCCGCGGGGCCTACCCGGACCGGGTGGACGTGCTCAAGGTGGCCCACCACGGTGCGCGCAACGGCGGCACGGAGATCATCCGGGCGGTGGAGCCGGCCGTCGGGGTCGTGTCCGTGGGACGGGACAACGGCTACGGCCACCCGCACCCCTCCGTGGTGCAGGAGCTCGCCCGGCACGCGACCGTGGTCCGCACGGACCTGCACGGCACCACGGTGCTGTCCCTGCGGGCCGGGGAGCTGGTCCCCACCCTCACCGGCCGGTCGGTCGCGGACGTGCCGGCCCCGATAGGATGA